The following proteins come from a genomic window of Varunaivibrio sulfuroxidans:
- a CDS encoding DUF2336 domain-containing protein — MIKPTLSETDVQKLLQDPSPERRAITASKIAMDFNLGSLSSSERALAEEIFRVMVKDAAIRVREALAQNLKENPDVPHDVALNLARDVDRVSLPMIRFSDVLNDVDLLELVRENAETKQVAIAERTHVSPAISDALVETQNENVVTVLVENHGAEISERALQKVLDDFTQSERVHGAMAHRPKLPLKVGERLVALVSETLREDLVKHHELPPSLASDLIFQSRERVTVGLTEGSSDHDLYGMIHQMHDNGRLTPSIVLRALCMGDMPFFEVSMAVLARTPLVNARILVHDSGELGLRAIFDRAHLPKSFFPAVRAAIDVATETDYDGEENDRARYSRRMLERILTQYGDLGVDFDSDDLEYLLSRVGKLPVALARGAGQNLGH; from the coding sequence ATGATCAAACCTACTTTGAGCGAAACCGATGTGCAAAAATTGTTGCAGGATCCTTCGCCGGAACGACGTGCGATAACCGCATCAAAAATTGCGATGGATTTTAATTTAGGGTCGCTCAGTTCGTCCGAACGCGCCCTGGCGGAAGAAATTTTTCGGGTCATGGTCAAGGATGCGGCCATACGCGTGCGCGAAGCGTTGGCGCAAAACCTCAAGGAAAACCCGGACGTTCCCCATGACGTGGCGCTTAATTTGGCGCGCGATGTGGATCGGGTTTCCCTACCGATGATACGTTTTTCCGACGTGTTGAATGACGTCGATTTATTGGAACTGGTGCGTGAAAACGCCGAAACGAAACAGGTCGCAATCGCCGAGCGTACGCATGTCTCGCCCGCGATTTCGGATGCTTTGGTGGAAACGCAAAACGAAAACGTGGTGACGGTCTTGGTCGAGAACCACGGGGCCGAAATTTCCGAAAGAGCCTTGCAGAAAGTCCTAGATGATTTCACCCAAAGCGAACGCGTTCACGGTGCAATGGCGCACCGGCCCAAGCTCCCCCTTAAAGTGGGTGAGCGGTTGGTGGCTCTTGTTTCGGAAACCTTGCGCGAGGATTTGGTGAAGCACCATGAGTTGCCCCCCTCGCTGGCCTCGGATTTGATTTTTCAGTCCCGCGAGCGGGTAACCGTTGGGTTGACGGAAGGTTCAAGCGATCATGATCTGTATGGCATGATCCATCAAATGCACGACAACGGGCGATTAACGCCCTCGATCGTGTTGCGCGCTCTGTGTATGGGGGATATGCCTTTTTTCGAGGTCTCCATGGCCGTTCTCGCGCGGACGCCCTTGGTGAACGCCCGGATATTGGTGCATGATTCCGGTGAATTGGGGCTGCGGGCGATCTTTGATCGGGCGCATCTTCCGAAAAGTTTTTTTCCTGCCGTGCGCGCGGCCATAGATGTCGCGACCGAAACGGATTACGACGGAGAAGAAAACGACCGTGCGCGTTATTCTCGGCGCATGCTTGAACGGATTTTAACGCAATACGGCGATTTGGGGGTCGATTTCGATTCCGATGATCTGGAATACCTACTGTCCAGGGTGGGGAAGTTGCCGGTCGCATTGGCGCGTGGCGCGGGGCAAAATCTCGGGCATTGA